A genomic window from Peromyscus maniculatus bairdii isolate BWxNUB_F1_BW_parent chromosome 1, HU_Pman_BW_mat_3.1, whole genome shotgun sequence includes:
- the Dyrk1b gene encoding dual specificity tyrosine-phosphorylation-regulated kinase 1B isoform X5, with protein sequence MLAVRPPHWGPHRSPAPRGPSASPDPGLSGGGSRGAGCEKAPPGRAPAPGLAPLRPSEPTMAVPPGHGPFSGFPGPQEHTQVLPDVRLLPRRLPLAFRDATSAPLRKLSVDLIKTYKHINEVYYAKKKRRAQQAPPQDSSTKKEKKVLNHGYDDDNHDYIVRSGERWLERYEIDSLIGKGSFGQVVKAYDHQTQELVAIKIIKNKKAFLNQAQIELRLLELMNQHDTEMKYYIVHLKRHFMFRNHLCLVFELLSYNLYDLLRNTHFRGVSLNLTRKLAQQLCTALLFLATPELSIIHCDLKPENILLCNPKRSAIKIVDFGSSCQLGQRIYQYIQSRFYRSPEVLLGTPYDLAIDMWSLGCILVEMHTGEPLFSGSNEVDQMSRIVEVLGIPPAPMLEQAPKARKYFERLPGGGWTLRRTKELRKDYQGPGTRRLQEDLVLRMLEYEPAARISPLGALQHGFFRRTADEATNTGPAGSSASTSPAPLDTCPSSSTASSISSSGGSSGSSSDNRAYRYSNRYCGGPGPPITDCEMNSPQVIPSQPLRPWAGGDVPHKTHQAPTSASTLPGTGAHLPPQPRCLGRPPSPTSPPPPELMDVSLVGSPPDCSPPHLAPAPQHPAASALRTRMTGGRPPLPPPDDPATLGPRLGLHGVPQSTAASS encoded by the exons atgcTGGCCGTTCGCCCACCGCACTGGGGGCCCCATCGCTCCCCAGCCCCCCGTGGGCCCAGCGCCAGCCCTGACCCGG GTCTCAGCGGCGGTGGCAGCCGAGGTGCAGGATGCGAGAAGGCGCCCCCCGGCCGGGCTCCCGCTCCAGGCCTCGCACCCCTGCGGCCCTCTGAGCCCACCATGGCCGTCCCACCAGGCCATGGTCCCTTCTCTGGCTTTCCAGGGCCCCAGGAACACACACAG GTATTGCCTGATGTGCGGCTACTGCCTCGGAGACTGCCCCTGGCCTTCCGGGACGCGACCTCGGCCCCCCTGCGCAAGCTCTCAGTGGACCTCATCAAGACCTACAAGCACATCAATGAG GTATACTATGCGAAGAAGAAACGGCGGGCCCAACAGGCACCACCCCAGGACTCGAGCaccaaaaaggagaagaaggtCCTGAACCACGGTTATGACGACGACAACCACGACTACATTGTGCGCAGTGGCGAGCGCTGGCTAGAGCGCTATGAGATTGACTCTCTTATTGGCAAAGGCTCCTTTGGCCAG GTGGTGAAAGCCTATGATCACCAGACCCAGGAGCTGGTGGCCATCAAGATCATCAAGAACAAGAAGGCCTTCCTGAACCAGGCCCAGATTGAGCTGCGGCTGCTGGAGCTGATGAACCAGCACGACACAGAGATGAAGTACTACATAG TGCACCTGAAGCGGCACTTCATGTTCCGGAATCATCTGTGCCTGGTGTTTGAGCTGCTGTCCTACAACCTGTACGACCTCCTGCGCAACACACACTTCCGaggggtctcactgaacctgactCGGAAGCTGGCGCAGCAGCTCTGCACGGCGCTGCTCTTTCTGGCCACTCCCGAGCTCAGCATCATCCACTGCGACCTCAAGCCTGAGAACATCCTGCTCTGCAATCCTAAGCGCAGTGCTATCAAGATCGTGGACTTTGGCAGCTCCTGCCAGCTTGGCCAGCGG atctACCAGTATATCCAGAGCCGCTTCTACCGCTCACCCGAGGTGCTCCTAGGCACACCCTATGACCTGGCCATTGACATGTGGTCCCTGGGCTGCATCCTTGTGGAAATGCACACCGGAGAGCCCCTCTTCAGCGGCTCCAATGAG GTGGACCAGATGAGCCGAATTGTCGAGGTGTTGGGCATTCCGCCCGCGCCCATGCTGGAACAGGCACCCAAGGCTCGCAAGTACTTTGAGCGGCTGCCTGGGGGTGGCTGGACCCTACGAAGGACAAAGGAACTCAGGAAG GATTACCAGGGCCCCGGGACACGGCGGCTGCAGGAG GACCTGGTGCTGCGCATGCTGGAGTATGAGCCCGCCGCCCGCATCAGCCCGCTGGGCGCTCTGCAGCACGGCTTCTTCCGCCGCACGGCCGACGAGGCCACCAACACGGGCCCGGCAGGCAGCAGTGCCTCCACCTCGCCCGCGCCCCTCGACACCTGCCCCTCCTCTAGCACCGccagctccatctccagctctg GGGGCTCCAGTGGCTCCTCCAGTGACAACAGGGCCTACCGCTACAGCAACCGATATTGTGGGGGGCCCGGGCCCCCCATCACCGACTGTGAGATGAACAGCCCCCAG gttATACCCTCCCAGCCTCTGCGCCCTTGGGCAGGGGGTGATGTGCCCCACAAGACACATCAAGCCCCTACCTCTGCCTCGACATTGCCAGGGACTGGGGCCCACTTACCCCCCCAACCCCGATGCCTTGGACGTCCCCCATCAccaacatcaccaccacccccggAGCTGATGGATGTGAGCCTGGTGGGCAGCCCTCCAGACTGCTCCCCACCTCATCTGGCACCTGCCCCCCAGCACCCGGCTGCCTCAGCCCTCCGGACTCGGATGACGGGAGGTCGACCACCTCTCCCACCCCCTGATGACCCTGCCACTCTGGGGCCTCGCCTGGGCCTCCATGGCGTACCCCAGAGCACAGCAGCCAGCTCATGA
- the Dyrk1b gene encoding dual specificity tyrosine-phosphorylation-regulated kinase 1B isoform X3 — protein sequence MLAVRPPHWGPHRSPAPRGPSASPDPGLSGGGSRGAGCEKAPPGRAPAPGLAPLRPSEPTMAVPPGHGPFSGFPGPQEHTQVGDEGLCRVCPSAPQVLPDVRLLPRRLPLAFRDATSAPLRKLSVDLIKTYKHINEVYYAKKKRRAQQAPPQDSSTKKEKKVLNHGYDDDNHDYIVRSGERWLERYEIDSLIGKGSFGQVVKAYDHQTQELVAIKIIKNKKAFLNQAQIELRLLELMNQHDTEMKYYIVHLKRHFMFRNHLCLVFELLSYNLYDLLRNTHFRGVSLNLTRKLAQQLCTALLFLATPELSIIHCDLKPENILLCNPKRSAIKIVDFGSSCQLGQRIYQYIQSRFYRSPEVLLGTPYDLAIDMWSLGCILVEMHTGEPLFSGSNEVDQMSRIVEVLGIPPAPMLEQAPKARKYFERLPGGGWTLRRTKELRKDYQGPGTRRLQEDLVLRMLEYEPAARISPLGALQHGFFRRTADEATNTGPAGSSASTSPAPLDTCPSSSTASSISSSGGSSGSSSDNRAYRYSNRYCGGPGPPITDCEMNSPQVIPSQPLRPWAGGDVPHKTHQAPTSASTLPGTGAHLPPQPRCLGRPPSPTSPPPPELMDVSLVGSPPDCSPPHLAPAPQHPAASALRTRMTGGRPPLPPPDDPATLGPRLGLHGVPQSTAASS from the exons atgcTGGCCGTTCGCCCACCGCACTGGGGGCCCCATCGCTCCCCAGCCCCCCGTGGGCCCAGCGCCAGCCCTGACCCGG GTCTCAGCGGCGGTGGCAGCCGAGGTGCAGGATGCGAGAAGGCGCCCCCCGGCCGGGCTCCCGCTCCAGGCCTCGCACCCCTGCGGCCCTCTGAGCCCACCATGGCCGTCCCACCAGGCCATGGTCCCTTCTCTGGCTTTCCAGGGCCCCAGGAACACACACAG GTGGGAGATGAAGGCCTGTGCCGCGTCTGCCCCTCTGCACCACAGGTATTGCCTGATGTGCGGCTACTGCCTCGGAGACTGCCCCTGGCCTTCCGGGACGCGACCTCGGCCCCCCTGCGCAAGCTCTCAGTGGACCTCATCAAGACCTACAAGCACATCAATGAG GTATACTATGCGAAGAAGAAACGGCGGGCCCAACAGGCACCACCCCAGGACTCGAGCaccaaaaaggagaagaaggtCCTGAACCACGGTTATGACGACGACAACCACGACTACATTGTGCGCAGTGGCGAGCGCTGGCTAGAGCGCTATGAGATTGACTCTCTTATTGGCAAAGGCTCCTTTGGCCAG GTGGTGAAAGCCTATGATCACCAGACCCAGGAGCTGGTGGCCATCAAGATCATCAAGAACAAGAAGGCCTTCCTGAACCAGGCCCAGATTGAGCTGCGGCTGCTGGAGCTGATGAACCAGCACGACACAGAGATGAAGTACTACATAG TGCACCTGAAGCGGCACTTCATGTTCCGGAATCATCTGTGCCTGGTGTTTGAGCTGCTGTCCTACAACCTGTACGACCTCCTGCGCAACACACACTTCCGaggggtctcactgaacctgactCGGAAGCTGGCGCAGCAGCTCTGCACGGCGCTGCTCTTTCTGGCCACTCCCGAGCTCAGCATCATCCACTGCGACCTCAAGCCTGAGAACATCCTGCTCTGCAATCCTAAGCGCAGTGCTATCAAGATCGTGGACTTTGGCAGCTCCTGCCAGCTTGGCCAGCGG atctACCAGTATATCCAGAGCCGCTTCTACCGCTCACCCGAGGTGCTCCTAGGCACACCCTATGACCTGGCCATTGACATGTGGTCCCTGGGCTGCATCCTTGTGGAAATGCACACCGGAGAGCCCCTCTTCAGCGGCTCCAATGAG GTGGACCAGATGAGCCGAATTGTCGAGGTGTTGGGCATTCCGCCCGCGCCCATGCTGGAACAGGCACCCAAGGCTCGCAAGTACTTTGAGCGGCTGCCTGGGGGTGGCTGGACCCTACGAAGGACAAAGGAACTCAGGAAG GATTACCAGGGCCCCGGGACACGGCGGCTGCAGGAG GACCTGGTGCTGCGCATGCTGGAGTATGAGCCCGCCGCCCGCATCAGCCCGCTGGGCGCTCTGCAGCACGGCTTCTTCCGCCGCACGGCCGACGAGGCCACCAACACGGGCCCGGCAGGCAGCAGTGCCTCCACCTCGCCCGCGCCCCTCGACACCTGCCCCTCCTCTAGCACCGccagctccatctccagctctg GGGGCTCCAGTGGCTCCTCCAGTGACAACAGGGCCTACCGCTACAGCAACCGATATTGTGGGGGGCCCGGGCCCCCCATCACCGACTGTGAGATGAACAGCCCCCAG gttATACCCTCCCAGCCTCTGCGCCCTTGGGCAGGGGGTGATGTGCCCCACAAGACACATCAAGCCCCTACCTCTGCCTCGACATTGCCAGGGACTGGGGCCCACTTACCCCCCCAACCCCGATGCCTTGGACGTCCCCCATCAccaacatcaccaccacccccggAGCTGATGGATGTGAGCCTGGTGGGCAGCCCTCCAGACTGCTCCCCACCTCATCTGGCACCTGCCCCCCAGCACCCGGCTGCCTCAGCCCTCCGGACTCGGATGACGGGAGGTCGACCACCTCTCCCACCCCCTGATGACCCTGCCACTCTGGGGCCTCGCCTGGGCCTCCATGGCGTACCCCAGAGCACAGCAGCCAGCTCATGA
- the Dyrk1b gene encoding dual specificity tyrosine-phosphorylation-regulated kinase 1B isoform X4, giving the protein MLAVRPPHWGPHRSPAPRGPSASPDPGLSGGGSRGAGCEKAPPGRAPAPGLAPLRPSEPTMAVPPGHGPFSGFPGPQEHTQVGDEGLCRVCPSAPQVLPDVRLLPRRLPLAFRDATSAPLRKLSVDLIKTYKHINEVYYAKKKRRAQQAPPQDSSTKKEKKVLNHGYDDDNHDYIVRSGERWLERYEIDSLIGKGSFGQVVKAYDHQTQELVAIKIIKNKKAFLNQAQIELRLLELMNQHDTEMKYYIVHLKRHFMFRNHLCLVFELLSYNLYDLLRNTHFRGVSLNLTRKLAQQLCTALLFLATPELSIIHCDLKPENILLCNPKRSAIKIVDFGSSCQLGQRIYQYIQSRFYRSPEVLLGTPYDLAIDMWSLGCILVEMHTGEPLFSGSNEVDQMSRIVEVLGIPPAPMLEQAPKARKYFERLPGGGWTLRRTKELRKDLVLRMLEYEPAARISPLGALQHGFFRRTADEATNTGPAGSSASTSPAPLDTCPSSSTASSISSSGGSSGSSSDNRAYRYSNRYCGGPGPPITDCEMNSPQVIPSQPLRPWAGGDVPHKTHQAPTSASTLPGTGAHLPPQPRCLGRPPSPTSPPPPELMDVSLVGSPPDCSPPHLAPAPQHPAASALRTRMTGGRPPLPPPDDPATLGPRLGLHGVPQSTAASS; this is encoded by the exons atgcTGGCCGTTCGCCCACCGCACTGGGGGCCCCATCGCTCCCCAGCCCCCCGTGGGCCCAGCGCCAGCCCTGACCCGG GTCTCAGCGGCGGTGGCAGCCGAGGTGCAGGATGCGAGAAGGCGCCCCCCGGCCGGGCTCCCGCTCCAGGCCTCGCACCCCTGCGGCCCTCTGAGCCCACCATGGCCGTCCCACCAGGCCATGGTCCCTTCTCTGGCTTTCCAGGGCCCCAGGAACACACACAG GTGGGAGATGAAGGCCTGTGCCGCGTCTGCCCCTCTGCACCACAGGTATTGCCTGATGTGCGGCTACTGCCTCGGAGACTGCCCCTGGCCTTCCGGGACGCGACCTCGGCCCCCCTGCGCAAGCTCTCAGTGGACCTCATCAAGACCTACAAGCACATCAATGAG GTATACTATGCGAAGAAGAAACGGCGGGCCCAACAGGCACCACCCCAGGACTCGAGCaccaaaaaggagaagaaggtCCTGAACCACGGTTATGACGACGACAACCACGACTACATTGTGCGCAGTGGCGAGCGCTGGCTAGAGCGCTATGAGATTGACTCTCTTATTGGCAAAGGCTCCTTTGGCCAG GTGGTGAAAGCCTATGATCACCAGACCCAGGAGCTGGTGGCCATCAAGATCATCAAGAACAAGAAGGCCTTCCTGAACCAGGCCCAGATTGAGCTGCGGCTGCTGGAGCTGATGAACCAGCACGACACAGAGATGAAGTACTACATAG TGCACCTGAAGCGGCACTTCATGTTCCGGAATCATCTGTGCCTGGTGTTTGAGCTGCTGTCCTACAACCTGTACGACCTCCTGCGCAACACACACTTCCGaggggtctcactgaacctgactCGGAAGCTGGCGCAGCAGCTCTGCACGGCGCTGCTCTTTCTGGCCACTCCCGAGCTCAGCATCATCCACTGCGACCTCAAGCCTGAGAACATCCTGCTCTGCAATCCTAAGCGCAGTGCTATCAAGATCGTGGACTTTGGCAGCTCCTGCCAGCTTGGCCAGCGG atctACCAGTATATCCAGAGCCGCTTCTACCGCTCACCCGAGGTGCTCCTAGGCACACCCTATGACCTGGCCATTGACATGTGGTCCCTGGGCTGCATCCTTGTGGAAATGCACACCGGAGAGCCCCTCTTCAGCGGCTCCAATGAG GTGGACCAGATGAGCCGAATTGTCGAGGTGTTGGGCATTCCGCCCGCGCCCATGCTGGAACAGGCACCCAAGGCTCGCAAGTACTTTGAGCGGCTGCCTGGGGGTGGCTGGACCCTACGAAGGACAAAGGAACTCAGGAAG GACCTGGTGCTGCGCATGCTGGAGTATGAGCCCGCCGCCCGCATCAGCCCGCTGGGCGCTCTGCAGCACGGCTTCTTCCGCCGCACGGCCGACGAGGCCACCAACACGGGCCCGGCAGGCAGCAGTGCCTCCACCTCGCCCGCGCCCCTCGACACCTGCCCCTCCTCTAGCACCGccagctccatctccagctctg GGGGCTCCAGTGGCTCCTCCAGTGACAACAGGGCCTACCGCTACAGCAACCGATATTGTGGGGGGCCCGGGCCCCCCATCACCGACTGTGAGATGAACAGCCCCCAG gttATACCCTCCCAGCCTCTGCGCCCTTGGGCAGGGGGTGATGTGCCCCACAAGACACATCAAGCCCCTACCTCTGCCTCGACATTGCCAGGGACTGGGGCCCACTTACCCCCCCAACCCCGATGCCTTGGACGTCCCCCATCAccaacatcaccaccacccccggAGCTGATGGATGTGAGCCTGGTGGGCAGCCCTCCAGACTGCTCCCCACCTCATCTGGCACCTGCCCCCCAGCACCCGGCTGCCTCAGCCCTCCGGACTCGGATGACGGGAGGTCGACCACCTCTCCCACCCCCTGATGACCCTGCCACTCTGGGGCCTCGCCTGGGCCTCCATGGCGTACCCCAGAGCACAGCAGCCAGCTCATGA
- the Dyrk1b gene encoding dual specificity tyrosine-phosphorylation-regulated kinase 1B isoform X1 codes for MLAVRPPHWGPHRSPAPRGPSASPDPGLSGGGSRGAGCEKAPPGRAPAPGLAPLRPSEPTMAVPPGHGPFSGFPGPQEHTQVGDEGLCRVCPSAPQVLPDVRLLPRRLPLAFRDATSAPLRKLSVDLIKTYKHINEVYYAKKKRRAQQAPPQDSSTKKEKKVLNHGYDDDNHDYIVRSGERWLERYEIDSLIGKGSFGQVVKAYDHQTQELVAIKIIKNKKAFLNQAQIELRLLELMNQHDTEMKYYIVHLKRHFMFRNHLCLVFELLSYNLYDLLRNTHFRGVSLNLTRKLAQQLCTALLFLATPELSIIHCDLKPENILLCNPKRSAIKIVDFGSSCQLGQRIYQYIQSRFYRSPEVLLGTPYDLAIDMWSLGCILVEMHTGEPLFSGSNEVDQMSRIVEVLGIPPAPMLEQAPKARKYFERLPGGGWTLRRTKELRKDYQGPGTRRLQEVLGVQTGGPGGRRAGEPGHSPADYLRFQDLVLRMLEYEPAARISPLGALQHGFFRRTADEATNTGPAGSSASTSPAPLDTCPSSSTASSISSSGGSSGSSSDNRAYRYSNRYCGGPGPPITDCEMNSPQVIPSQPLRPWAGGDVPHKTHQAPTSASTLPGTGAHLPPQPRCLGRPPSPTSPPPPELMDVSLVGSPPDCSPPHLAPAPQHPAASALRTRMTGGRPPLPPPDDPATLGPRLGLHGVPQSTAASS; via the exons atgcTGGCCGTTCGCCCACCGCACTGGGGGCCCCATCGCTCCCCAGCCCCCCGTGGGCCCAGCGCCAGCCCTGACCCGG GTCTCAGCGGCGGTGGCAGCCGAGGTGCAGGATGCGAGAAGGCGCCCCCCGGCCGGGCTCCCGCTCCAGGCCTCGCACCCCTGCGGCCCTCTGAGCCCACCATGGCCGTCCCACCAGGCCATGGTCCCTTCTCTGGCTTTCCAGGGCCCCAGGAACACACACAG GTGGGAGATGAAGGCCTGTGCCGCGTCTGCCCCTCTGCACCACAGGTATTGCCTGATGTGCGGCTACTGCCTCGGAGACTGCCCCTGGCCTTCCGGGACGCGACCTCGGCCCCCCTGCGCAAGCTCTCAGTGGACCTCATCAAGACCTACAAGCACATCAATGAG GTATACTATGCGAAGAAGAAACGGCGGGCCCAACAGGCACCACCCCAGGACTCGAGCaccaaaaaggagaagaaggtCCTGAACCACGGTTATGACGACGACAACCACGACTACATTGTGCGCAGTGGCGAGCGCTGGCTAGAGCGCTATGAGATTGACTCTCTTATTGGCAAAGGCTCCTTTGGCCAG GTGGTGAAAGCCTATGATCACCAGACCCAGGAGCTGGTGGCCATCAAGATCATCAAGAACAAGAAGGCCTTCCTGAACCAGGCCCAGATTGAGCTGCGGCTGCTGGAGCTGATGAACCAGCACGACACAGAGATGAAGTACTACATAG TGCACCTGAAGCGGCACTTCATGTTCCGGAATCATCTGTGCCTGGTGTTTGAGCTGCTGTCCTACAACCTGTACGACCTCCTGCGCAACACACACTTCCGaggggtctcactgaacctgactCGGAAGCTGGCGCAGCAGCTCTGCACGGCGCTGCTCTTTCTGGCCACTCCCGAGCTCAGCATCATCCACTGCGACCTCAAGCCTGAGAACATCCTGCTCTGCAATCCTAAGCGCAGTGCTATCAAGATCGTGGACTTTGGCAGCTCCTGCCAGCTTGGCCAGCGG atctACCAGTATATCCAGAGCCGCTTCTACCGCTCACCCGAGGTGCTCCTAGGCACACCCTATGACCTGGCCATTGACATGTGGTCCCTGGGCTGCATCCTTGTGGAAATGCACACCGGAGAGCCCCTCTTCAGCGGCTCCAATGAG GTGGACCAGATGAGCCGAATTGTCGAGGTGTTGGGCATTCCGCCCGCGCCCATGCTGGAACAGGCACCCAAGGCTCGCAAGTACTTTGAGCGGCTGCCTGGGGGTGGCTGGACCCTACGAAGGACAAAGGAACTCAGGAAG GATTACCAGGGCCCCGGGACACGGCGGCTGCAGGAGGTGCTGGGCGTGCAGACGGGCGGGCCCGGGGGCCGGCGGGCGGGGGAGCCGGGCCACAGCCCCGCCGACTACCTCCGCTTCCAGGACCTGGTGCTGCGCATGCTGGAGTATGAGCCCGCCGCCCGCATCAGCCCGCTGGGCGCTCTGCAGCACGGCTTCTTCCGCCGCACGGCCGACGAGGCCACCAACACGGGCCCGGCAGGCAGCAGTGCCTCCACCTCGCCCGCGCCCCTCGACACCTGCCCCTCCTCTAGCACCGccagctccatctccagctctg GGGGCTCCAGTGGCTCCTCCAGTGACAACAGGGCCTACCGCTACAGCAACCGATATTGTGGGGGGCCCGGGCCCCCCATCACCGACTGTGAGATGAACAGCCCCCAG gttATACCCTCCCAGCCTCTGCGCCCTTGGGCAGGGGGTGATGTGCCCCACAAGACACATCAAGCCCCTACCTCTGCCTCGACATTGCCAGGGACTGGGGCCCACTTACCCCCCCAACCCCGATGCCTTGGACGTCCCCCATCAccaacatcaccaccacccccggAGCTGATGGATGTGAGCCTGGTGGGCAGCCCTCCAGACTGCTCCCCACCTCATCTGGCACCTGCCCCCCAGCACCCGGCTGCCTCAGCCCTCCGGACTCGGATGACGGGAGGTCGACCACCTCTCCCACCCCCTGATGACCCTGCCACTCTGGGGCCTCGCCTGGGCCTCCATGGCGTACCCCAGAGCACAGCAGCCAGCTCATGA
- the Dyrk1b gene encoding dual specificity tyrosine-phosphorylation-regulated kinase 1B isoform X6 gives MLAVRPPHWGPHRSPAPRGPSASPDPGLSGGGSRGAGCEKAPPGRAPAPGLAPLRPSEPTMAVPPGHGPFSGFPGPQEHTQVLPDVRLLPRRLPLAFRDATSAPLRKLSVDLIKTYKHINEVYYAKKKRRAQQAPPQDSSTKKEKKVLNHGYDDDNHDYIVRSGERWLERYEIDSLIGKGSFGQVVKAYDHQTQELVAIKIIKNKKAFLNQAQIELRLLELMNQHDTEMKYYIVHLKRHFMFRNHLCLVFELLSYNLYDLLRNTHFRGVSLNLTRKLAQQLCTALLFLATPELSIIHCDLKPENILLCNPKRSAIKIVDFGSSCQLGQRIYQYIQSRFYRSPEVLLGTPYDLAIDMWSLGCILVEMHTGEPLFSGSNEVDQMSRIVEVLGIPPAPMLEQAPKARKYFERLPGGGWTLRRTKELRKDLVLRMLEYEPAARISPLGALQHGFFRRTADEATNTGPAGSSASTSPAPLDTCPSSSTASSISSSGGSSGSSSDNRAYRYSNRYCGGPGPPITDCEMNSPQVIPSQPLRPWAGGDVPHKTHQAPTSASTLPGTGAHLPPQPRCLGRPPSPTSPPPPELMDVSLVGSPPDCSPPHLAPAPQHPAASALRTRMTGGRPPLPPPDDPATLGPRLGLHGVPQSTAASS, from the exons atgcTGGCCGTTCGCCCACCGCACTGGGGGCCCCATCGCTCCCCAGCCCCCCGTGGGCCCAGCGCCAGCCCTGACCCGG GTCTCAGCGGCGGTGGCAGCCGAGGTGCAGGATGCGAGAAGGCGCCCCCCGGCCGGGCTCCCGCTCCAGGCCTCGCACCCCTGCGGCCCTCTGAGCCCACCATGGCCGTCCCACCAGGCCATGGTCCCTTCTCTGGCTTTCCAGGGCCCCAGGAACACACACAG GTATTGCCTGATGTGCGGCTACTGCCTCGGAGACTGCCCCTGGCCTTCCGGGACGCGACCTCGGCCCCCCTGCGCAAGCTCTCAGTGGACCTCATCAAGACCTACAAGCACATCAATGAG GTATACTATGCGAAGAAGAAACGGCGGGCCCAACAGGCACCACCCCAGGACTCGAGCaccaaaaaggagaagaaggtCCTGAACCACGGTTATGACGACGACAACCACGACTACATTGTGCGCAGTGGCGAGCGCTGGCTAGAGCGCTATGAGATTGACTCTCTTATTGGCAAAGGCTCCTTTGGCCAG GTGGTGAAAGCCTATGATCACCAGACCCAGGAGCTGGTGGCCATCAAGATCATCAAGAACAAGAAGGCCTTCCTGAACCAGGCCCAGATTGAGCTGCGGCTGCTGGAGCTGATGAACCAGCACGACACAGAGATGAAGTACTACATAG TGCACCTGAAGCGGCACTTCATGTTCCGGAATCATCTGTGCCTGGTGTTTGAGCTGCTGTCCTACAACCTGTACGACCTCCTGCGCAACACACACTTCCGaggggtctcactgaacctgactCGGAAGCTGGCGCAGCAGCTCTGCACGGCGCTGCTCTTTCTGGCCACTCCCGAGCTCAGCATCATCCACTGCGACCTCAAGCCTGAGAACATCCTGCTCTGCAATCCTAAGCGCAGTGCTATCAAGATCGTGGACTTTGGCAGCTCCTGCCAGCTTGGCCAGCGG atctACCAGTATATCCAGAGCCGCTTCTACCGCTCACCCGAGGTGCTCCTAGGCACACCCTATGACCTGGCCATTGACATGTGGTCCCTGGGCTGCATCCTTGTGGAAATGCACACCGGAGAGCCCCTCTTCAGCGGCTCCAATGAG GTGGACCAGATGAGCCGAATTGTCGAGGTGTTGGGCATTCCGCCCGCGCCCATGCTGGAACAGGCACCCAAGGCTCGCAAGTACTTTGAGCGGCTGCCTGGGGGTGGCTGGACCCTACGAAGGACAAAGGAACTCAGGAAG GACCTGGTGCTGCGCATGCTGGAGTATGAGCCCGCCGCCCGCATCAGCCCGCTGGGCGCTCTGCAGCACGGCTTCTTCCGCCGCACGGCCGACGAGGCCACCAACACGGGCCCGGCAGGCAGCAGTGCCTCCACCTCGCCCGCGCCCCTCGACACCTGCCCCTCCTCTAGCACCGccagctccatctccagctctg GGGGCTCCAGTGGCTCCTCCAGTGACAACAGGGCCTACCGCTACAGCAACCGATATTGTGGGGGGCCCGGGCCCCCCATCACCGACTGTGAGATGAACAGCCCCCAG gttATACCCTCCCAGCCTCTGCGCCCTTGGGCAGGGGGTGATGTGCCCCACAAGACACATCAAGCCCCTACCTCTGCCTCGACATTGCCAGGGACTGGGGCCCACTTACCCCCCCAACCCCGATGCCTTGGACGTCCCCCATCAccaacatcaccaccacccccggAGCTGATGGATGTGAGCCTGGTGGGCAGCCCTCCAGACTGCTCCCCACCTCATCTGGCACCTGCCCCCCAGCACCCGGCTGCCTCAGCCCTCCGGACTCGGATGACGGGAGGTCGACCACCTCTCCCACCCCCTGATGACCCTGCCACTCTGGGGCCTCGCCTGGGCCTCCATGGCGTACCCCAGAGCACAGCAGCCAGCTCATGA